Proteins encoded within one genomic window of Erinaceus europaeus chromosome 13, mEriEur2.1, whole genome shotgun sequence:
- the TMEM200B gene encoding transmembrane protein 200B isoform X1 has protein sequence MIHPEEPELETPQPWNSLTPAGGRGAGPAWPARPAAPAPGRWGKGRPPVRGGERNPGRSQRGRVGAVPPSRARVSLAAAPALTGEVRRRGLAAEGWSWRHPSFRRCERPEDAEMTAGSPGDCGEVRRSPEGRVSRLGRRLGRRRRPRSPPEPLRVRARLRLRSPSGAFAALGALVVLVGMGIAVAGYWPHRVGALGPRAANSSAPPASELRREGRGAGRAHGPHERLRLLGPVVMGVGLFVFICANTLLYENRDLETRRLRQGVLRAQALRPPDGPGWDCALLPSPGPRTPRALGCAEPEIWDLSPHRGTSPVPSVRSLRSEPANPRLGLPALLNSYPLKGPGLPPPWGPQTQTGHVIITVQPSGSCIEHSKSLDLGLGELLLGAPATQDCAHRSWPRLDRLSLGGYAKLGGGDLGARV, from the exons ATGATTCATCCTGAGGAGCCCGAATTGGAAACGCCGCAACCCTGGAACAGCCTTACCCCGGCGGGCGGGAGGGGAGCCGGTCCGGCCTGGCCTGCGCGCCCCGCAGCCCCGGCCCCTGGCCGCTGGGGGAAGGGGAGGCCGCCGGTACGCGGAGGGGAAAGAAATCCTGGGCGAAGTCAGCGCGGTCGGGTTGGAGCGGTCCCCCCGAGTCGAGCTCGGGTCTCTCTTGCTGCGGCTCCGGCACTGACTGGGGAGGTCCGAAGGAGGGGGCTGGCTGCGGAAGGCTGGAGCTGGCGACACCCCTCCTTCCGACGCTGCG AGCGCCCAGAGGACGCCGAGATGACGGCCGGGAGTCCTGGAGACTGCGGGGAGGTGCGGAGGAGCCCCGAGGGCCGGGTCTCCCGCCTGGGCCGCCGCTTGGGCCGGCGCCGGCGCCCCCGTTCCCCGCCGGAGCCTCTGCGGGTGCGGGCGCGGCTGCGGCTGCGCTCGCCGTCGGGCGCGTTCGCGGCGCTGGGGGCGCTCGTGGTGCTGGTGGGCATGGGCATCGCGGTGGCCGGATACTGGCCGCACCGTGTGGGGGCTCTGGGGCCCCGGGCCGCCAACTCCAGCGCGCCTCCCGCAAGCGAGCTCCGGCGAGAGGGTCGCGGGGCTGGACGGGCTCACGGTCCGCACGAGCGACTTCGGCTCCTGGGGCCCGTGGTCATGGGCGTCGGCCTGTTCGTCTTCATCTGCGCCAACACGCTGCTTTATGAGAACCGGGACTTGGAGACTCGACGGCTTCGCCAGGGGGTGCTGCGGGCCCAGGCGCTTCGCCCCCCCGACGGCCCGGGCTGGGACTGCGCTCTGCTCCCCAGCCCCGGCCCCAGGACCCCGCGCGCCTTAGGCTGcgcagagcctgaaatctgggaTCTGTCCCCACACCGGGGAACCTCGCCCGTCCCGTCAGTGCGGAGTCTGCGCTCCGAGCCTGCGAATCCTCGCTTGGGGTTACCTGCCCTGCTCAACAGTTACCCGCTCAAGGGGCCGGGGCTGCCTCCACCCTGGGGCCCTCAGACTCAGACCGGCCATGTAATCATCACTGTGCAGCCCTCTGGTTCCTGCATCGAACACTCCAAGTCTCTGGACCTGGGACTCGGGGAGCTCCTGCTTGGGGCCCCGGCAACACAAGACTGTGCTCACCGAAGCTGGCCACGACTGGACCGCCTCAGCCTGGGGGGTTATGCCAAATTGGGAGGAGGGGACCTGGGGGCCCGGGTCTGA
- the TMEM200B gene encoding transmembrane protein 200B isoform X2 produces MTAGSPGDCGEVRRSPEGRVSRLGRRLGRRRRPRSPPEPLRVRARLRLRSPSGAFAALGALVVLVGMGIAVAGYWPHRVGALGPRAANSSAPPASELRREGRGAGRAHGPHERLRLLGPVVMGVGLFVFICANTLLYENRDLETRRLRQGVLRAQALRPPDGPGWDCALLPSPGPRTPRALGCAEPEIWDLSPHRGTSPVPSVRSLRSEPANPRLGLPALLNSYPLKGPGLPPPWGPQTQTGHVIITVQPSGSCIEHSKSLDLGLGELLLGAPATQDCAHRSWPRLDRLSLGGYAKLGGGDLGARV; encoded by the coding sequence ATGACGGCCGGGAGTCCTGGAGACTGCGGGGAGGTGCGGAGGAGCCCCGAGGGCCGGGTCTCCCGCCTGGGCCGCCGCTTGGGCCGGCGCCGGCGCCCCCGTTCCCCGCCGGAGCCTCTGCGGGTGCGGGCGCGGCTGCGGCTGCGCTCGCCGTCGGGCGCGTTCGCGGCGCTGGGGGCGCTCGTGGTGCTGGTGGGCATGGGCATCGCGGTGGCCGGATACTGGCCGCACCGTGTGGGGGCTCTGGGGCCCCGGGCCGCCAACTCCAGCGCGCCTCCCGCAAGCGAGCTCCGGCGAGAGGGTCGCGGGGCTGGACGGGCTCACGGTCCGCACGAGCGACTTCGGCTCCTGGGGCCCGTGGTCATGGGCGTCGGCCTGTTCGTCTTCATCTGCGCCAACACGCTGCTTTATGAGAACCGGGACTTGGAGACTCGACGGCTTCGCCAGGGGGTGCTGCGGGCCCAGGCGCTTCGCCCCCCCGACGGCCCGGGCTGGGACTGCGCTCTGCTCCCCAGCCCCGGCCCCAGGACCCCGCGCGCCTTAGGCTGcgcagagcctgaaatctgggaTCTGTCCCCACACCGGGGAACCTCGCCCGTCCCGTCAGTGCGGAGTCTGCGCTCCGAGCCTGCGAATCCTCGCTTGGGGTTACCTGCCCTGCTCAACAGTTACCCGCTCAAGGGGCCGGGGCTGCCTCCACCCTGGGGCCCTCAGACTCAGACCGGCCATGTAATCATCACTGTGCAGCCCTCTGGTTCCTGCATCGAACACTCCAAGTCTCTGGACCTGGGACTCGGGGAGCTCCTGCTTGGGGCCCCGGCAACACAAGACTGTGCTCACCGAAGCTGGCCACGACTGGACCGCCTCAGCCTGGGGGGTTATGCCAAATTGGGAGGAGGGGACCTGGGGGCCCGGGTCTGA